In Roseibium algicola, the DNA window GATGATAGATGCCGTCGTGATAAACGACATCGACGTCGCCAATGTCCGACCGCAGAAATCCATGGGATGCATACATGCCCTAACCCTGCCCAGATGTTTCAGCAGGATCAAGAGCCTAAGCCAAAAAATTTGCAGTGCAACATGGCTCGGACGAACAATATCACCCCTTTGCGCATCCTGCCTGATGACTGGCGGCATTTCCGGAGCGATTTGCGGTATGGAACAGAAACAGCCGGATCCCGCCCTTTCAGTTGGCCCGCTGCGCTCGGCTCTATGCCTAGAATATGATCGTTTCTGAGCCAAAAGCGCGTCGTAAAAGCATTCCCTTGTCGCCCCTATCCTCTAGAATGGGTTCATGACGGACTGCTGTTGGATCTCACATACCGACTGCCACTGCGGACAAAGCGCGGCGCGCAAGACTTTGCGTCAGGTCATCGGTCTCTTCTCTTTTCTTTCCTTGCTGCTCCTGCCAGGTCCTGCAGCCGCGTGTTCCCTGTCGCTGGTTCTGGCGATGGACGGTTCGGCCAGCGTCGATGCGCGCGAACACACCTTGCAGCTCAACGGACTGGCGGATGCCCTGAGAGACCCGGACGTCGTTCAGGCAATCGAGGCCGTTGGCGGGATCTGGGTTACAAGTTTCGAATGGAGCGGCCGGTACCAGCAATTGCTCCAGCTTGGGTGGAGCCATCTTTCCGATGCGCAAAGCGCTGCGAATGCGGCCGAAACCCTGCGACGCTCACCACG includes these proteins:
- a CDS encoding DUF1194 domain-containing protein, with the translated sequence MTDCCWISHTDCHCGQSAARKTLRQVIGLFSFLSLLLLPGPAAACSLSLVLAMDGSASVDAREHTLQLNGLADALRDPDVVQAIEAVGGIWVTSFEWSGRYQQLLQLGWSHLSDAQSAANAAETLRRSPRGYTEFPTALGYALGHAATLMRKAPAPCVRKVIDVAGDGINNDGFGPESAYRAFDFQDVTVNGLVISGADEAPVRYYRTHVIRGPGAFVEVADSYDDYAEAMKRKLLREIFGSGYASLR